From the genome of Pseudomonas migulae:
CGCAATCAAAGCACTCTTTGAAATCGCGGGTATTGGCTGGATCGACGTTCTCCGCGTACATCGGTATATAACCACGTAGCGTAAGTCCGGAATTTACGACATTGAGCTTGTTTTTCTCCTCATACGGAAGTTCGAAAAACCTTTTGGTCAGCGTGTACATCTCATCTATCAGCTGCTGGTCAATGCCATGGTTTTTTATATAAAAAAACCCCACCTTTTCGCATGCATCACCTATTTGGCTTGCCACCTTCAGCGGATTTTCGCCGTGTATGAGCGACGATATATCTATGACTGGAATTTCAGTAAAAGCTGTTTGTTTGCTAGCCAGGCGAATATCAAAGAACTCTGTCACGTGTGCTCCCCTTTCCAAACAAGTCTGTCTTGGTTTTGACGGATGTTAAGCCTGGATTTTTTGGCACGCAAGCAAAATGTACACCTGTGTCATCAATCGTTGACACAGGTGTACATTTGTCCTAATTTCAAGTGGCCGAGCCTGATGAAGCCCACTTTGGAGCGCACCACGATGTCCAGCGATCCCTTGCTGCAACCCTATAAAATCAAGAATCTGACCCTCAGAAACCGGATCATGACCACCTCCCATGAACCGGCCTACCCTGTGGACGGCATGCCCAAGGATCTCTATCGCGCCTACCACGTGGAGCGCGCCAAGGCCGGTGTCGCCCTGACCATGACTGCCGGTTCCGCTGCCGTATCCCGAGACAGCCCGCCGGTGTTCAACAATGTGCTCGCCTACAAGGACGAAGTCGTCGGATGGTTGAAGGATCTGACCGATGAATGCCACGAACATGGCGCGGCTGTGATGATCCAGTTGACTCACCTGGGCCGTCGCACCCGCTGGGACAAGGCCGACTGGTTACCGGTGGTGTCGCCGTCACACCGTCGCGAGGCTTCACACCGCTCCTTCCCGAAGAAAATGGAGGAATGGGACATCGAGCGGATCATCAAGGACTATGTGGACGCTGCGGAACGCATGAAGGCCGCAGGTCTCGATGGCCTGGAGCTTCAGGCATACGGGCATTTGATGGACCAGTTCTGGTCACCGTTGACCAATGACCTCGACGGCCCTTACGGCGGGTCGCTGGAAAACCGCATGCGCTTTACCTTCGACGTCTTGCGTGGCATCCGCCAGCGAGTAGGCGAAGATTTTCTGCTGGGCGTTCGCTACACCGGTGATGAAGAATTGCCCGGTGGCTTTACTGCCAGCGAGGGCATGCAGGTTTCTCACATGCTCAAGGACAGCGGACTGGTCGACTTCCTGAACGTCGTGCGTGGTCACATCGATACGGACGCAGGGCTGACCGATGTCATCCCGATTCAGGGTATGCGCAACTCGCCCCATCTCGACTTCGCTGGTGAGATCCGCTCGTCGACAGGCTTTCCGACCTTCCACGCGGCGAAGATTCCCGATGTCGCCACCGCGCGCTACGCGATTGCCTCGGGCAAAGTGGACATGGTGGGCATGACCCGCGCGCACATGACCGATCCGCACATCGTGCGCAAAATCATCGAGAAGCGCGAAGAAGACATTCGCCCGTGCGTGGGCGCCAACTACTGTCTGGATCGCATCTACCAGGGCGGCGCGGCCTACTGCATCCACAACGCAGCGACGGGGCGGGAAACCACCATGCCTCACGACATTCCCAAAGCCGCGGTCAAGCGCAAGGTGCTGGTGGTCGGTACCGGCCCTGCCGGGCTGGAAGCGGCGCGGGTAGCCGGTGAGCGCGGCCATGATGTGACAGTGCTTGAGGCGGCTGACCAACCTGGCGGGCAGATTCGTCTGACTGCATTGAGCGAGCGTCGTCGCGAGATGATCAGCATCATTGATTGGCGCATGGCGCAATGCGAGCGGCTGGGGGTGAAGTTTCACTTCAACACCTGGGCCGAAGCCGACACCGTGCAAGCCTTCGAGCCTGACGTGGTCATCGTTGCGACCGGCGGCCTGCCTGATACCGAGGTGCTCCGCGAAGGCAACGAACTCGTGGTTTCAACCTGGGACATCATTTCCGGCGACATCAAGCCCGGCCGCAACGTACTGATCTTCGACGATGCGGGGGATCATGCTGCTCTGCAAGCTGCCGAGGTCATCGCGCAAAGCGGTGCGAGAGTCGAAATCGTCACCCCTGACCGCTCGTTTGCACCTGAAGTCATGGCCATGAACCTGGTGCCCTACATGCGCAGCCTTCAGGACCTGGACGTCACCTTCACCGTCACCTATCGGGTCGATACAGTGGAAAAACGTGATGGCGGGCTCGTTGCAACCTTTGGCAGCGATTACGGCAAGGTTCACAAGCAGCGAGTGGTCGATCAGGTGGTCGTCAACCACGGCACCCTTCCTCTGGACGACTTGTACTTCGAGCTGCGTCCTCTCTCCACCAATGGCGGTGCGGTAGAGCAGCACGACCTGATCGCCGGCACGGCACAGAACATCGTCACCCATCCCGAAGGACGCTTCCAGCTGTTCCGGATCGGCGACGCCGTGTCTGCTCGCAACACCCACGCGGCCATCTACGACGCTTTGCGCCTGATGAAAGACATCTGAACCCAAAAGCGAAGGCCCTTCAACGGGCCTTCACTGCATGTCCCCTGCCCTGGCTACATTCCCCGCCGCGCAACCTCAGCGCCTGCCTTTATTGCCCGCCCGACAATGGACTCGATGTTCTGATCGGCCATCGACTGCAGCGCTGCCGCCGTCACGCCACGGTAAGCCATCAACGATTCAATCATTTGCCGCGGATCGCGGTTGGCAAGCATCTGGCCGCCCCCCACCACGACGCCTTGTGCAGCGCGTTGTGCGATAGCAAGAGGAATTCCGGCAGCCACCGCCTGATTAGTCAGTGCCAATTGCAGCATTGCCGGAAAGGCCGGGCCAGTCCCGGATAACGCGCTGAGATAATCAATGCAGTCTTCATCAGGCACTTCATCCGCCGAACCTACGCACTCGAACAGTCGCTGCACCCACTGGCGGTCACGTTCAACAAGGTTTCCGACACAGTACCAAGGTGTGAACGACTGCCTGATTTCCACGGCCGCATTCGGCATGGCCCGCACTATTACATCCGCACCGGTGGCCGCGCTGATGGCTGCCGCCGGAACGCCGGCCATCAAAGAAATCACTGGCTTGCCGCGAGCATTGATCTGCAGTTCACGAAACTGCTCCGGCCGGATGGACAGCACGACAATATCGCTGAGGTCCACCAACTGCTGGTTGTCGGCGAGCAACTTCACACCTGGCTCGAAGGTACTGACGCCGGAGCGGTTCGAGATCAACAAATGGCCGGGCTCGATGAAACCGCTTTCAAGGAGCGCCTCGGCAATTGCACGCCCCAACCAGCCGGTGCCACCAATGACGCCCAGCGTTCTATTCGCCATCGGCAGTGGACTCCTCGAATGTTTCGACCAAGGGGACGAAAACGCCGGGCTCTTTTTCTGCGTAGCCAAACTTTCCATAAAAGCGGTCCAGCTCGCGCCGCTTCGGAACTTTGCCGGTAAACACGCTCACGTACTGAGGAATCCGTCGAAATCGAATGACGATATCTTCATTGGTTTTCATGGAGATGTAGCCGATCTGCGTGAGGTAGATCGTCCTGGCCCGAACATCGGCCCCCTCGCCGTCGTAGCCAAACCGTCGGAACATCGCGGCCAGGGCATTCATTCGTGCCTCATCGGCCAGAGCGATTTCAGCTTTGACTTCGTCCGATTGCAGCGCCCAACTGCGCACTGCAAATTCGAACTGTGAATCGAACAGCTCGGGGTTCACCCAGCACTCGAAGACGTTGAGAATCGCTTCGGAAATACTTTCCGCATAACTCTCACATTGGCTGACCATACCGCCAGTGTTCTTGTCCCGCCATCGAGCGAGGAGCGCCGCGAGCAGCTGTTCCCGATCTTCATAGAACCAATAGAAGCTGGTGCGAGACAAATTCAAGCGTTTGGCCAGCGGCATTACCCGCACAGCATCCACACCCGACTCTTTAAGGGCATCGTAGGCTGCGTCCAGCCAACCATCGACGGAGCCTCGCCAGCCTGCATCCTGCGCTTTGGTTTTCGCCCTTCCTGTCTGTGACATTCAGGTTGCACCTTTAATTAAAAATTCAGCCCCACTGTACACTCCCCAGGCCGGTGGCGTACACGGCATGTACAGCGGCGTACATTTTTTAGACACTGATCCGCATTCGATCTCACAACGAACTGCCACACTGGATACCGCCCGAGCCGGGCGACTGGTAACTTATGATCGGCGCTGTCGATTCCATCTTTCAGATAACAAAAGGTTATCTTTGCCCCTATAAAAAAGTTGCTAGACGATGAGAACCAATAAAACCAAATAATGGTTCTACCAAAAAACAATAATAGGTAGGTGCCATGAAGTTTAATAATAAAGTGGTGATCATCACCGGCGCTGCCGGGGGCGTCGGACAGGCGTTAGCATTACTGTTCGCCCGAGAAGGCGCAAAGCTTGTTTTGTCTGATCTTGATGAAGCTGGTTGCAAATCAATTTCCGCCAAAGTTCGTGAACTTGGCGCCGAAGTGCACTACGTGGCAGGCGATTTACGCCGAAAAGAATATTGCGAAGCGATTGTCCAGACTGCCGTCGATGTTTTTTCGGGAATCGACATCGTATTGAACAATGCGGGCATCATTCCCCGCGGCACGATTGAGGAAACCACTGACGACATGTGGTTTGACGCCATGGGCGTAAACCTGAATGCGGTGTTCTTCATCTGCCGTGCCGCGATACCGCACATGAAAAATCGCCCGGGCGCCGCCATCGTCAACACATCATCTGTGTGGGGTATCTATCCCGGCCCCGCCCACGTGGCGTATTGCACAAGCAAAGGGGCCGTCGCGGCGTTAACCGAGAATCTGGGCCGCGATTGCGCCCCTTTGGGCATCCGTGTCAACGCCGTGTGCCCGCACGAAATCAATACCCCGATGATACGCAGCGGCTTTGAGCGTCGAGGCCTGGATCCGGATAAAGCCGTGCAGGAACTGAACAAGAGCGTGCCATTGGGCCGTATCGCCGAGCCTGAAGACATTGCGGATGTCATCGCATTTCTGGCGTCCGACGAGGCCAGGTACATCGCCGGTGAAACGGTAGAAGTCACAGGCGCCAAGCCGGTATCCGGCTAAGGAGAGTAGCGATGCTCAAAGGTAAAAATGCAGTGGTGACCGGGGGCGGCAGAGGGATTGGCCGAGGCATCACCGAACAACTGCTGGAGGCGGGAGCTTCTGTGTTGATCGCTCAGCGTCAGGCACTGGACGCCGACTTGCAGAACCATCCGCAGGTCTATTTCGTCGAAGCTGATCTCGCTTCGATGGAGTCACCGAATTTGATCGCCCACTTCGCTCAGGAGCAGCTTGGCGGAATCGATGTATTGGTCAACAACGCCGGGTTCATGTTCGAGAAGTCCATCGATGATATGACCGAGCAGGACTGGGATCGCATGATGGC
Proteins encoded in this window:
- a CDS encoding pyrroline-5-carboxylate reductase family protein: MANRTLGVIGGTGWLGRAIAEALLESGFIEPGHLLISNRSGVSTFEPGVKLLADNQQLVDLSDIVVLSIRPEQFRELQINARGKPVISLMAGVPAAAISAATGADVIVRAMPNAAVEIRQSFTPWYCVGNLVERDRQWVQRLFECVGSADEVPDEDCIDYLSALSGTGPAFPAMLQLALTNQAVAAGIPLAIAQRAAQGVVVGGGQMLANRDPRQMIESLMAYRGVTAAALQSMADQNIESIVGRAIKAGAEVARRGM
- a CDS encoding TetR/AcrR family transcriptional regulator produces the protein MSQTGRAKTKAQDAGWRGSVDGWLDAAYDALKESGVDAVRVMPLAKRLNLSRTSFYWFYEDREQLLAALLARWRDKNTGGMVSQCESYAESISEAILNVFECWVNPELFDSQFEFAVRSWALQSDEVKAEIALADEARMNALAAMFRRFGYDGEGADVRARTIYLTQIGYISMKTNEDIVIRFRRIPQYVSVFTGKVPKRRELDRFYGKFGYAEKEPGVFVPLVETFEESTADGE
- a CDS encoding NADH:flavin oxidoreductase, with amino-acid sequence MSSDPLLQPYKIKNLTLRNRIMTTSHEPAYPVDGMPKDLYRAYHVERAKAGVALTMTAGSAAVSRDSPPVFNNVLAYKDEVVGWLKDLTDECHEHGAAVMIQLTHLGRRTRWDKADWLPVVSPSHRREASHRSFPKKMEEWDIERIIKDYVDAAERMKAAGLDGLELQAYGHLMDQFWSPLTNDLDGPYGGSLENRMRFTFDVLRGIRQRVGEDFLLGVRYTGDEELPGGFTASEGMQVSHMLKDSGLVDFLNVVRGHIDTDAGLTDVIPIQGMRNSPHLDFAGEIRSSTGFPTFHAAKIPDVATARYAIASGKVDMVGMTRAHMTDPHIVRKIIEKREEDIRPCVGANYCLDRIYQGGAAYCIHNAATGRETTMPHDIPKAAVKRKVLVVGTGPAGLEAARVAGERGHDVTVLEAADQPGGQIRLTALSERRREMISIIDWRMAQCERLGVKFHFNTWAEADTVQAFEPDVVIVATGGLPDTEVLREGNELVVSTWDIISGDIKPGRNVLIFDDAGDHAALQAAEVIAQSGARVEIVTPDRSFAPEVMAMNLVPYMRSLQDLDVTFTVTYRVDTVEKRDGGLVATFGSDYGKVHKQRVVDQVVVNHGTLPLDDLYFELRPLSTNGGAVEQHDLIAGTAQNIVTHPEGRFQLFRIGDAVSARNTHAAIYDALRLMKDI
- a CDS encoding SDR family NAD(P)-dependent oxidoreductase; the protein is MKFNNKVVIITGAAGGVGQALALLFAREGAKLVLSDLDEAGCKSISAKVRELGAEVHYVAGDLRRKEYCEAIVQTAVDVFSGIDIVLNNAGIIPRGTIEETTDDMWFDAMGVNLNAVFFICRAAIPHMKNRPGAAIVNTSSVWGIYPGPAHVAYCTSKGAVAALTENLGRDCAPLGIRVNAVCPHEINTPMIRSGFERRGLDPDKAVQELNKSVPLGRIAEPEDIADVIAFLASDEARYIAGETVEVTGAKPVSG